In Paraburkholderia caribensis, a single window of DNA contains:
- a CDS encoding DUF4136 domain-containing protein, which produces MKLDRLTRHAALVLAAFATLLAGCTTYVTSQVTAFSDWSGSDATRTYAFSRTAEQKNSLEQATYEQIVANELATHAFRQTDEREAHYLVALAYGMRSDTVTVSQPAYYYSAWPGPYYWGRPFDPWGPWGPWGPYSGGYVNQSYPVYTHLLGIRITDRATGKELYNVTARNTDEQSSLIAAMPYLARSAMSDFPLGNGVVRTVKLPVDGKGGISNEMAAGNAAPPVPASGVKTVQ; this is translated from the coding sequence ATGAAGCTCGACCGATTGACCCGCCACGCCGCACTCGTGCTCGCGGCGTTCGCCACGCTGCTGGCGGGCTGCACGACCTATGTGACGTCGCAGGTGACGGCCTTTTCCGACTGGAGCGGCAGCGACGCGACGCGCACCTACGCGTTCTCGCGCACGGCTGAGCAGAAGAACAGTCTCGAACAGGCCACCTACGAACAGATCGTCGCAAACGAACTCGCCACGCATGCGTTCCGGCAGACCGATGAGCGCGAAGCGCACTATCTGGTCGCGCTCGCCTATGGCATGCGCTCGGATACCGTGACGGTCTCGCAGCCCGCCTATTACTACAGCGCGTGGCCCGGTCCTTACTACTGGGGCCGTCCGTTCGACCCGTGGGGTCCATGGGGTCCGTGGGGCCCGTATTCGGGAGGCTATGTGAACCAGAGCTATCCCGTGTACACGCATCTGCTCGGCATCCGCATCACGGATCGCGCGACGGGCAAGGAACTCTACAACGTGACCGCGCGCAACACGGACGAGCAGTCTTCGCTGATTGCCGCGATGCCGTATCTTGCCCGCAGCGCGATGTCCGATTTCCCGTTGGGCAACGGCGTGGTGCGCACCGTCAAGCTGCCCGTCGACGGAAAGGGCGGAATCTCGAACGAAATGGCGGCGGGCAATGCCGCGCCGCCCGTGCCGGCCTCGGGTGTCAAGACCGTTCAATAA
- a CDS encoding beta-ketoacyl synthase chain length factor: MPDLHWTIPVARWSSWPAVAAAAPDIGFIEPMVRRRLSTLSRIALKVAHDCAADQPNVRIVFASRHGELRRTTDILRNISAGEPVSPTAFSLSVLNAMTGVFGISRGDRTAASALSAGAETLGYALLEAHAQYATNPSTPVLLVYADEPADPGYGTIEEEVQGGAVAILLDEAAAGRLSCSRTAVADGNAPPEGAGTLFATQSQAVHHCLDTHAAAQWRGEYAVWEWSWDEAVA; the protein is encoded by the coding sequence ATGCCCGATCTGCACTGGACTATTCCGGTTGCTCGCTGGTCTTCCTGGCCTGCCGTCGCAGCCGCCGCACCCGATATTGGCTTTATCGAGCCGATGGTGCGGCGTCGCCTGAGCACGCTGTCGCGCATCGCGCTGAAAGTCGCGCATGACTGCGCCGCCGATCAGCCCAACGTGCGCATCGTGTTCGCGTCGCGCCACGGCGAGCTGCGCCGCACCACCGACATTCTGCGCAACATCAGCGCGGGCGAGCCCGTCTCGCCGACGGCATTCAGTCTTTCCGTGCTGAACGCGATGACGGGCGTGTTCGGCATTTCGCGCGGCGACCGCACGGCCGCGAGCGCGCTGTCCGCCGGTGCCGAGACGCTCGGCTACGCGCTGCTCGAAGCGCACGCGCAATACGCCACCAATCCCTCGACGCCCGTGCTGCTCGTCTACGCCGATGAACCGGCCGATCCCGGCTACGGCACGATCGAAGAGGAAGTGCAGGGCGGCGCGGTCGCGATCCTGCTGGACGAAGCAGCGGCGGGCCGTCTGTCCTGCTCGCGCACGGCCGTGGCCGACGGCAATGCGCCGCCCGAAGGCGCGGGTACTCTCTTTGCAACTCAAAGTCAGGCTGTGCATCACTGCCTCGACACGCATGCCGCTGCGCAATGGCGTGGCGAATACGCGGTCTGGGAATGGAGCTGGGATGAAGCCGTGGCTTGA
- a CDS encoding CaiB/BaiF CoA transferase family protein — protein sequence MQRSNLPLEGLRVIDFSRVLAGPYCAALLGDLGADVIKIEPPSGDDYRAVGPFAADGESGLFAAMNRNKRSIVLDLKTDAGRELARALCADADVVVENFRPGVAERLGIGYADLSAANPSLVYASVSGFGQTGPESHRPAYDIILQAMCGLMDATGSPDGPPTMIGESVSDVVSGLFASWGVLAALLAREKSGKGTHVDVSMFDATLGLSATLVARYAATGIAPRRVGNRHPSSAPFGAYRAADGFYVVAVLNNKLFSAFAHAIGAPHLAADPRFASDASRCRHEADLRATIETWSSALTVDEVNHVLGAAGLPVAPIRNLHEALESDHAAHRGLLTEVRRDGHTKRVPTQPVKFSAYGANCVSPAPGLGEHADALLRQLGYDADDIVSLRERGAFGVPVVRAGDVNRNEEQDHA from the coding sequence ATGCAACGTTCGAATCTGCCGCTGGAAGGCCTGCGCGTAATCGACTTCTCGCGCGTGCTGGCCGGCCCCTATTGCGCCGCGCTGCTCGGCGATCTCGGCGCCGATGTGATCAAGATCGAGCCGCCTTCGGGCGACGACTATCGTGCAGTCGGCCCGTTTGCGGCAGACGGCGAGAGCGGCCTGTTCGCCGCGATGAACCGCAACAAGCGCAGCATCGTGCTCGATCTGAAAACGGACGCGGGCCGTGAACTCGCGCGCGCGTTATGCGCGGACGCCGATGTCGTCGTTGAAAATTTCCGGCCGGGCGTCGCGGAGAGGTTGGGCATCGGCTACGCGGACTTGAGCGCTGCCAATCCGTCGCTCGTGTATGCGAGCGTGTCGGGCTTCGGGCAGACGGGTCCCGAATCGCATCGTCCTGCCTACGACATCATCCTGCAGGCAATGTGCGGGTTGATGGATGCCACGGGCTCGCCGGACGGACCGCCGACGATGATCGGCGAGTCGGTGTCGGATGTCGTCAGCGGGTTGTTCGCGTCGTGGGGCGTGCTCGCCGCATTGCTCGCGCGCGAGAAGAGCGGCAAGGGCACGCATGTCGACGTGTCGATGTTCGACGCGACGCTCGGCTTGAGCGCGACGCTCGTCGCGCGCTACGCGGCGACGGGAATCGCGCCGCGCCGCGTGGGCAACCGGCATCCGTCGTCGGCGCCGTTCGGCGCGTATCGCGCAGCCGACGGCTTCTATGTCGTCGCGGTGTTGAACAACAAGCTCTTCTCGGCTTTCGCGCACGCGATCGGCGCGCCGCACCTCGCCGCCGATCCGCGTTTCGCCAGCGACGCGTCGCGCTGCCGTCACGAAGCCGATTTGCGCGCGACGATCGAGACGTGGTCGTCGGCGCTCACCGTCGATGAGGTCAATCACGTGCTCGGCGCAGCAGGCCTTCCCGTCGCGCCGATTCGCAACCTTCATGAGGCGCTCGAAAGCGATCACGCTGCGCATCGTGGTTTGCTGACCGAGGTACGGCGAGACGGACACACGAAGCGTGTGCCGACGCAGCCGGTCAAGTTCTCCGCGTACGGGGCCAATTGCGTGTCGCCTGCGCCGGGGCTCGGCGAACACGCGGACGCGCTGCTGCGGCAACTCGGCTATGACGCCGACGACATCGTGTCCTTGCGCGAGCGCGGCGCGTTCGGCGTTCCTGTGGTCCGCGCGGGTGATGTGAATCGCAACGAGGAGCAAGATCATGCGTAA
- a CDS encoding acyl-CoA dehydrogenase family protein has protein sequence MRKRLGIEDGDLEIADAISRFAQSELAPRAAQVDRDELPTTRYVAQLAELGVMGMNLPERWGGVEASPVAIVLSLVEIAKACASTSSMIGAHYLATDSILIGGDDALRDRYLPDAASGNKLGAFALTEPRAGSNPADMATRATREGDGYRLTGVKHFISNADAAGFIVVYAKTDPDAGARGISAFVVDRHMPGVDVAPAEKLMGIRGAPAHEVALDCFVPAVNRLGVEGSGFRTAMKVLDNSRLDVAATSIGIAEAALSAATGWLKERRVGGEPLSGRQGLQWTIADMKTRLEAAWLLTLQAAAKRAAGEAFTQDASMAKLYASEMVAFVTDAALQMHGGYGFTREMPLERYVRDARILRIYEGSSEIQRTVIARSVLG, from the coding sequence ATGCGTAAGCGGCTGGGCATCGAAGACGGCGACCTGGAGATTGCCGATGCGATCTCGCGTTTCGCACAAAGCGAACTTGCGCCGCGCGCCGCGCAAGTCGATCGTGACGAGCTGCCGACCACGCGTTATGTCGCGCAACTCGCGGAACTTGGTGTGATGGGCATGAATCTGCCGGAGCGATGGGGCGGCGTCGAGGCGTCGCCGGTGGCAATCGTGCTGTCTCTGGTGGAGATCGCGAAGGCCTGCGCGTCGACTTCGTCGATGATCGGCGCGCACTACCTCGCAACCGACTCGATCCTGATCGGCGGCGACGATGCGCTACGCGATCGCTATCTGCCCGACGCGGCCAGCGGCAACAAGCTCGGCGCGTTCGCGCTGACCGAGCCGCGCGCCGGTTCCAACCCCGCCGACATGGCGACGCGCGCGACGCGCGAAGGCGACGGCTATCGGCTGACGGGCGTCAAGCACTTCATCTCGAACGCCGATGCGGCTGGTTTCATCGTCGTGTATGCGAAGACCGATCCCGACGCAGGCGCGCGCGGTATCAGCGCTTTCGTGGTCGACCGGCATATGCCCGGCGTCGATGTTGCGCCCGCCGAAAAGCTCATGGGCATTCGCGGCGCGCCGGCGCACGAAGTGGCGCTCGATTGCTTCGTCCCTGCTGTGAACCGGCTCGGCGTGGAGGGCAGCGGCTTTCGTACGGCGATGAAAGTGCTGGACAACAGCCGGCTCGACGTGGCCGCAACGTCTATCGGGATTGCGGAAGCGGCGTTGTCGGCGGCGACTGGCTGGCTGAAAGAGCGGCGGGTCGGCGGCGAGCCGCTGTCGGGCCGGCAAGGTCTGCAATGGACGATCGCGGACATGAAGACGCGGCTCGAAGCCGCGTGGCTGCTGACCTTGCAGGCCGCCGCGAAGCGCGCGGCGGGAGAGGCGTTCACACAGGATGCGTCGATGGCGAAGCTCTATGCGTCGGAGATGGTTGCGTTCGTCACCGATGCCGCGTTGCAGATGCATGGCGGATACGGCTTCACGCGCGAGATGCCACTGGAGCGTTACGTGCGCGATGCGCGGATCTTGCGTATCTACGAGGGGTCGTCCGAGATTCAGCGGACGGTGATTGCCCGGTCGGTATTGGGATGA
- a CDS encoding class 1 fructose-bisphosphatase → MSLQRRTTLTKYLIEQQRENNNLPADLRLLIEVVARACKAISYHVSKGALGDALGTAGSENVQGEVQKKLDILSNEILLEANEWGGNLAGMASEEMEQFFPIPANYPKGEYLLVFDPLDGSSNIDVNVSIGTIFSVLRCPDGQQPTEQSFLQKGTQQVAAGYAVYGPQTVLVLTTGNGVNCFTLDRELGSWVLTQSDMRIPVETREYAINASNQRHWLEPVQQYIGELNAGKDGPRQSDFNMRWIASMVADVHRILNRGGIFMYPADKRDPSKPGKLRLMYEANPMAFIVEQAGGAATNGEKRILDIQPKSLHERVAVFLGSKNEVDRVTRYHLEKKS, encoded by the coding sequence ATGTCTTTGCAACGTCGTACCACCCTTACGAAGTACCTGATCGAGCAGCAGCGCGAGAACAACAATCTGCCTGCCGATCTGCGCCTGCTGATCGAAGTCGTTGCGCGCGCGTGCAAGGCCATCAGTTATCACGTCAGCAAGGGCGCCCTCGGCGATGCGCTGGGCACGGCCGGCAGCGAAAACGTGCAGGGCGAAGTACAGAAGAAGCTCGACATCCTGTCGAACGAAATCCTGCTCGAAGCCAACGAATGGGGCGGCAACCTGGCCGGCATGGCATCGGAAGAGATGGAACAGTTCTTCCCGATTCCCGCGAACTATCCGAAGGGCGAATACCTGCTCGTGTTCGACCCGCTCGACGGCTCGTCGAACATCGACGTCAACGTGTCGATCGGCACGATCTTCTCGGTGCTGCGCTGCCCTGACGGCCAGCAGCCCACGGAACAGTCGTTCCTGCAAAAGGGCACGCAGCAGGTCGCGGCGGGCTACGCGGTCTACGGCCCGCAAACCGTACTGGTGCTGACCACGGGCAACGGCGTGAACTGCTTCACGCTCGACCGCGAACTGGGCTCCTGGGTGCTCACGCAAAGCGACATGCGTATTCCTGTCGAGACGCGCGAATACGCAATCAATGCGTCGAACCAGCGTCACTGGCTCGAGCCCGTGCAGCAGTACATCGGCGAACTGAACGCAGGCAAGGACGGTCCGCGCCAGTCGGACTTCAACATGCGCTGGATCGCATCGATGGTCGCCGACGTGCACCGTATCCTGAACCGTGGCGGCATCTTCATGTATCCGGCCGACAAGCGTGACCCGTCGAAGCCCGGCAAGCTGCGCCTGATGTACGAAGCGAACCCGATGGCGTTCATCGTCGAGCAGGCTGGCGGCGCGGCAACCAATGGCGAGAAGCGCATTCTCGACATCCAGCCGAAGAGCCTGCATGAGCGCGTCGCGGTGTTCCTCGGCTCGAAGAACGAGGTCGATCGCGTGACCCGCTACCATCTCGAAAAGAAAAGTTGA
- a CDS encoding LysR family transcriptional regulator, with translation MRVSLRLLRYFTAAAETGSTTAAAKLLNVSQPSISVAIRELEALFDDTLFTRESGAKMTLTRFGVRKLAEAHQLLNAAASFEADDSGDAAAGEVQIGVFSTIAPVYLPELLRIARARFPDLSIRFIEGDLMQLEDALRSSRIELALMYDVGLPADIERECLAELRPYALVPAQSKLAKKAGRLSLHDLAKEPLILIDLPHSREFLMAPFWQCGLAPEVRYRATSLALVRGMVANGLGVSLLITQGDQTMGAGAIERPIREETIRQPLVIARPARASRTKASELVAQCMRDAVDAALARRAGQGNKAASKAASSRRRAPSLR, from the coding sequence ATGCGTGTCTCGTTGCGGCTTCTGCGTTATTTCACGGCGGCGGCCGAGACGGGCAGCACCACGGCCGCGGCAAAACTGCTGAACGTATCGCAGCCGTCTATTTCCGTGGCGATTCGCGAACTCGAAGCGCTGTTCGACGACACGCTGTTCACCCGCGAATCGGGCGCGAAGATGACGTTGACACGCTTCGGCGTACGCAAGCTGGCGGAGGCGCATCAGTTGCTGAACGCCGCCGCGTCGTTCGAGGCCGACGACAGCGGCGACGCGGCAGCGGGCGAAGTGCAGATTGGCGTATTCAGCACGATCGCGCCTGTTTATCTACCCGAATTGCTGCGCATCGCGCGCGCACGCTTCCCGGATCTGTCGATACGCTTCATCGAAGGCGATCTCATGCAGCTCGAAGACGCGTTGCGCAGCAGCCGTATCGAACTTGCGTTGATGTACGACGTCGGCTTGCCCGCCGATATCGAGCGCGAATGTCTCGCGGAACTCCGCCCCTACGCGCTCGTGCCGGCGCAATCGAAGCTCGCGAAGAAAGCCGGCAGGCTATCGCTGCACGACCTCGCGAAAGAACCGCTCATCCTGATCGATCTGCCGCACAGCCGCGAGTTTCTGATGGCGCCGTTCTGGCAATGCGGGCTTGCGCCCGAAGTGCGCTATCGGGCGACATCGCTGGCACTCGTGCGTGGGATGGTGGCGAACGGGCTCGGCGTTTCGCTGCTGATTACCCAGGGCGACCAGACCATGGGGGCGGGCGCGATCGAGCGGCCCATCCGCGAAGAAACCATTCGCCAGCCGCTCGTGATTGCGCGGCCCGCGCGCGCGTCGCGCACGAAAGCGTCGGAACTCGTCGCGCAATGCATGCGCGACGCGGTCGACGCCGCGCTCGCCAGGCGCGCGGGACAAGGGAACAAAGCGGCGAGCAAGGCGGCAAGCTCGCGCCGCCGCGCGCCGTCGCTCAGATAG
- a CDS encoding TlpA disulfide reductase family protein, giving the protein MKRIFMALAACVMAFNAQAVDLKPLRAPDVDTVLAASRGRPQIVEIWSLDCSYCRENTARIVEWQKKHRDVRLTMIAMDSIDDNAAALSQVLATLPLPPQTVLYANAEAIPEKLRRALDPNWRGEMPRTLLIDAHGARQASSGLLQSATLDAWHR; this is encoded by the coding sequence ATGAAGCGAATCTTCATGGCGCTGGCGGCGTGTGTGATGGCTTTCAACGCGCAGGCCGTCGATCTCAAGCCGCTGCGCGCACCCGACGTCGATACGGTGCTTGCCGCATCTCGAGGCAGGCCGCAGATCGTCGAAATCTGGTCGCTCGATTGCAGCTATTGCCGCGAGAATACGGCGCGCATCGTCGAATGGCAGAAGAAGCATCGGGACGTGCGCCTGACGATGATCGCGATGGATTCGATCGACGACAACGCGGCCGCGCTGTCTCAGGTGCTCGCGACGCTGCCGCTGCCGCCGCAGACGGTGCTTTACGCGAACGCCGAGGCGATTCCCGAGAAGCTGCGCCGTGCGCTCGATCCCAACTGGCGTGGAGAGATGCCGCGCACGTTGCTGATCGACGCGCATGGCGCGCGTCAGGCGTCGAGCGGGTTGTTGCAGTCCGCGACGCTCGACGCGTGGCATCGCTAG
- a CDS encoding HigA family addiction module antitoxin, with protein MAIKRSELDKLDFSDVSTGERMPQATPGDILREEFLEPLGMSAHALSIALRVPAPRVNDIVRGKRAISSETALRLSCFFNNSPLFWLNLQIAYDLRVAIAESGEQIKREIEPLPPSRRPRHPQLSREQLKAAEDAAAATRRVAASR; from the coding sequence ATGGCCATCAAACGCTCTGAACTCGACAAGCTCGACTTCTCCGACGTTTCCACCGGCGAACGCATGCCACAAGCAACGCCTGGCGACATCCTGCGCGAGGAGTTTCTCGAACCGCTCGGCATGTCGGCCCACGCGCTGTCCATTGCGCTGCGCGTGCCTGCGCCGCGCGTCAACGACATCGTGCGCGGCAAACGGGCCATTTCGTCGGAAACCGCCCTGCGACTGTCGTGCTTTTTCAACAATAGCCCGCTCTTCTGGCTCAATCTTCAGATCGCGTACGACCTGCGGGTTGCAATTGCAGAATCGGGCGAACAAATCAAGCGCGAAATCGAGCCGCTGCCGCCGTCGCGCCGGCCCAGGCATCCGCAGTTGTCGCGCGAGCAGCTCAAAGCCGCCGAAGACGCAGCGGCCGCGACGCGCAGGGTTGCGGCGTCGCGTTGA
- the pepN gene encoding aminopeptidase N, translated as MADTETPQVIRRADYAPPAFLIDTVALEFDLVPERTVVRNTMRIRRNPDAVRATHLELMGEALQFVEASIDGKPYADVHAHEHGLTVDNVPDSFELTLTGICNAAANTTLSGLYVSSGNFFTQCEAEGFRRITWFLDRPDVMATYTVTLRADKAAYPVLLSNGNLLEQGDLPDGRHFARWEDPFRKPSYLFALVAGKLVALEERVKSSSGKEKLLQVWVEPHDLDKTRHAMDSLIHSIRWDEERFGLELDLDRFMIVAVSDFNMGAMENKGLNIFNTKYVLANPETATDTDFSNIEAVVGHEYFHNWTGNRVTCRDWFQLSLKEGLTVFRDQEFSADMASGGSAVENQAARATKRIEDVRVLRQMQFAEDAGPMAHPVRPESYVEINNFYTMTVYEKGSEVVRMYQTLFGREGFRRGMDLYFKRHDGQAVTCDDFRHAMADANGRDLAQYERWYSQAGTPRITVDTHYDASQKRYTVTLTQGYGDAAAAARETQKGPLLIPFAIGLIGEDGNDMPLRLEGEASASPHTTRVLEFTEKEQSFTFVDVAEKPLPSLLRNFSAPVVVEYDYTADELAFLLAHDSDPFNRWEAGQRLATRELLTLAEHAATGKALELDDTVVAAFGRVLNDETLSPAFRELALMLPSEAYLAEQMDESNPAAVHSARQFVRKRLASALKGDWLAVYERHQTPGAYEPTPEAGGHRALKNLALAYLAELDDPADAVRLAKAQYDAANNMTDRAAALSALLTAAASNGGAAAADALDDFYRRFENEPLVIDKWFALQAMQRGTKARPVIEIVRKLMAHPAFTLKNPNRARSLIFSFCSANPAQFHAADGSGYAFWAEQVIALDALNPQVAARLARALELWRRFTPALRDQMRAALEKVAAQAKSRDVREIVEKALA; from the coding sequence ATGGCCGATACCGAAACGCCTCAAGTGATCCGCCGCGCCGACTACGCGCCGCCCGCTTTTCTCATCGATACCGTCGCGCTCGAGTTCGATCTCGTGCCCGAGCGTACCGTCGTCAGGAATACGATGCGCATCCGCCGCAATCCCGACGCGGTGCGCGCCACCCATCTCGAACTGATGGGCGAGGCACTGCAGTTCGTCGAAGCGTCGATCGACGGCAAGCCGTATGCCGATGTCCACGCGCACGAACACGGCCTCACCGTCGACAACGTGCCCGATTCGTTCGAGCTGACGCTGACGGGCATCTGCAATGCCGCGGCGAACACGACGCTGTCCGGCCTGTATGTATCGAGCGGCAACTTCTTCACGCAATGCGAGGCCGAAGGCTTCCGGCGCATCACGTGGTTCCTCGACCGCCCGGACGTGATGGCGACCTACACGGTCACGCTCCGCGCCGACAAGGCCGCGTACCCGGTGCTGCTGTCCAACGGCAACCTGCTCGAACAGGGCGACCTGCCCGACGGCCGCCACTTCGCGCGCTGGGAGGATCCGTTCAGGAAACCGAGCTATCTGTTCGCGCTCGTCGCGGGCAAGCTGGTCGCGCTGGAGGAACGCGTGAAGTCGAGCTCGGGCAAGGAAAAGCTGCTGCAGGTCTGGGTCGAGCCGCACGATCTCGACAAGACCCGTCACGCCATGGATTCCCTTATCCACTCGATCCGCTGGGACGAAGAGCGCTTCGGCCTGGAACTCGACCTGGACCGCTTCATGATCGTCGCCGTGAGCGACTTCAACATGGGCGCGATGGAGAACAAAGGCCTCAATATCTTCAACACGAAGTATGTGCTGGCCAATCCCGAAACCGCGACGGACACCGACTTCTCCAACATCGAAGCCGTGGTCGGCCACGAGTACTTCCATAACTGGACGGGCAACCGCGTCACCTGCCGCGACTGGTTCCAGCTGAGCCTGAAGGAAGGGCTAACCGTGTTCCGCGACCAGGAGTTTTCCGCCGACATGGCAAGCGGCGGCAGCGCGGTCGAGAATCAGGCGGCACGCGCGACCAAGCGTATCGAAGACGTGCGCGTGCTGCGTCAGATGCAGTTCGCCGAAGATGCCGGTCCGATGGCGCACCCGGTGCGTCCGGAGAGCTACGTCGAGATCAACAACTTCTACACGATGACCGTCTATGAAAAGGGCTCGGAAGTCGTGCGGATGTATCAGACGCTGTTCGGGCGCGAAGGCTTCCGGCGCGGCATGGACCTGTATTTCAAGCGCCACGACGGCCAGGCCGTCACCTGCGACGACTTCCGTCACGCAATGGCCGACGCGAACGGCCGCGACCTCGCGCAGTACGAGCGCTGGTACAGCCAGGCCGGCACGCCGCGCATCACGGTCGACACGCACTATGACGCATCGCAAAAGCGCTACACGGTGACGCTCACGCAGGGCTACGGCGATGCCGCCGCGGCCGCGCGCGAAACGCAAAAGGGCCCGCTGCTGATTCCGTTCGCGATCGGCCTGATCGGCGAGGACGGCAACGACATGCCGCTGCGCCTCGAAGGCGAGGCGTCGGCGTCGCCGCACACCACGCGCGTGCTCGAATTCACGGAGAAGGAACAGAGCTTCACGTTCGTCGATGTGGCCGAAAAACCGCTGCCGTCGCTGCTGCGCAATTTCTCGGCGCCCGTCGTCGTCGAATACGACTACACGGCCGACGAACTCGCGTTCCTGCTCGCGCACGACAGCGATCCGTTCAACCGCTGGGAAGCCGGCCAGCGCCTCGCGACGCGCGAGCTGCTGACGCTCGCCGAGCACGCGGCAACGGGCAAGGCGCTGGAGCTGGACGATACCGTCGTCGCTGCGTTCGGCCGCGTGCTGAACGACGAGACGCTGTCGCCCGCGTTCCGCGAGCTCGCGCTGATGCTGCCGTCGGAAGCGTATCTCGCCGAACAGATGGACGAATCGAATCCCGCCGCCGTACACAGCGCGCGGCAGTTCGTGCGCAAGCGTCTGGCGTCGGCGCTCAAAGGCGACTGGCTCGCGGTTTACGAACGGCATCAGACGCCGGGCGCCTACGAACCGACGCCTGAAGCAGGCGGCCACCGCGCGCTGAAGAATCTGGCGCTCGCCTATCTCGCCGAACTCGACGATCCCGCCGACGCCGTGCGTCTCGCGAAGGCGCAGTACGACGCGGCAAACAACATGACGGACCGGGCAGCGGCGCTATCCGCGTTGCTGACGGCGGCTGCGTCGAACGGCGGCGCGGCAGCCGCCGATGCGCTCGACGACTTCTATCGCCGCTTCGAGAACGAGCCGCTCGTGATCGACAAGTGGTTCGCGCTGCAGGCGATGCAACGCGGCACGAAAGCACGGCCTGTGATCGAGATCGTGCGCAAGCTGATGGCGCATCCCGCGTTCACGCTGAAGAACCCGAACCGCGCCCGCTCGCTGATCTTCAGCTTCTGCTCGGCGAACCCGGCGCAGTTCCACGCGGCGGACGGCTCGGGCTATGCGTTCTGGGCCGAACAGGTGATCGCGCTCGACGCGCTCAATCCGCAAGTCGCGGCGCGCCTTGCCCGCGCGCTGGAACTGTGGCGCCGCTTCACGCCTGCGCTGCGCGACCAGATGCGCGCGGCGCTGGAAAAAGTCGCCGCGCAGGCGAAATCCCGCGACGTGCGCGAAATTGTAGAGAAGGCTCTGGCCTGA
- a CDS encoding TMEM165/GDT1 family protein, producing the protein MEQAFLISTGAVALAEIGDKTQLLSLVLAARYRKPLPIILGVLVATLINHAGAGALGAWLGSLVTPTVMRWALAASFIGMGLWILVPDKLDDAEANTNRTHFGVFGATVVTFFLAEMGDKTQIATVALAARFHDFFGVVAGTTLGMMLANVPAILLGDRFAHKLPTRLVHGIAAVMFVVLGAMALMGIGV; encoded by the coding sequence GTGGAACAAGCCTTTCTGATCTCGACGGGCGCAGTCGCGCTGGCTGAAATCGGCGACAAGACCCAACTGCTGTCACTCGTCCTCGCCGCCCGCTACCGCAAGCCGCTGCCCATCATTCTCGGTGTCCTCGTCGCGACGCTGATCAATCATGCCGGCGCCGGCGCGCTCGGCGCATGGCTCGGCTCGCTCGTCACGCCGACCGTGATGCGCTGGGCGCTGGCGGCGTCGTTCATCGGCATGGGCTTGTGGATTCTCGTGCCCGACAAGCTCGACGACGCCGAAGCGAATACCAATCGCACGCACTTCGGCGTGTTCGGCGCAACCGTGGTCACGTTCTTCCTCGCTGAAATGGGCGACAAGACGCAGATCGCCACGGTCGCGCTGGCCGCACGCTTCCATGACTTCTTCGGCGTGGTCGCGGGCACGACACTCGGCATGATGCTCGCGAATGTGCCGGCGATCCTGCTCGGCGACCGCTTCGCGCACAAACTGCCGACCAGGCTCGTGCACGGCATCGCTGCCGTCATGTTCGTCGTGCTCGGCGCGATGGCGTTGATGGGTATCGGCGTCTGA
- a CDS encoding type II toxin-antitoxin system RelE/ParE family toxin codes for MTRYTLPVISTFNDKETAAVFNGVFARSLPPEVQISARRKLLLIDAAADINDMFVPPGNRLELLQGARSGQWSIRINAQWRICFQYINGDALNVEIVDYH; via the coding sequence ATGACACGTTATACACTTCCCGTGATCTCTACCTTTAACGACAAAGAAACGGCGGCCGTCTTCAACGGCGTGTTCGCGCGGTCGCTGCCACCTGAAGTACAGATCTCCGCGCGCCGCAAGCTCCTGTTGATCGATGCCGCAGCGGACATCAACGACATGTTCGTGCCGCCCGGCAACCGGCTCGAACTGCTGCAAGGCGCGCGCAGCGGGCAATGGAGCATCCGCATCAACGCGCAGTGGCGCATCTGCTTCCAGTACATCAACGGTGACGCGCTCAATGTCGAGATCGTCGACTATCACTGA